A stretch of the Pseudomonas sp. ACM7 genome encodes the following:
- the motB gene encoding flagellar motor protein MotB translates to MENNQPIIIKRVKRIAGGHHGGAWKIAFADFATAMMAFFLVLWLLSTATPEQKIAIAGYFKDPVGFSESGTPYIIDLGGTPTLAPENTLNPEVKSQPQPDKVTIDAEQVEGMAEQVEKERLELLLQELQNKVEENPQLKKFKDQILFEITPDGLRIQIVDAENRPMFDSGSARLKPYFEDILLAMADTIKAVPNKISISGHTDAKPYTGTGDFGNWELSANRANAARRALVAGSYPDAQVARVVGYASSALFDREHPFNPVNRRIDIIVLTKKAQRAIEGSQGPEPAPEPTQGQGGPGEVPATPVDPNALPADKEPLPAHELRERLNLFDNPAPKPGEPPKQ, encoded by the coding sequence ATGGAAAATAACCAGCCGATAATCATCAAGCGCGTCAAGCGCATCGCCGGCGGGCATCACGGGGGCGCCTGGAAAATCGCCTTCGCGGACTTCGCGACGGCGATGATGGCGTTCTTCCTGGTGCTGTGGCTGCTGTCCACCGCAACGCCTGAACAGAAGATCGCCATCGCCGGTTACTTCAAGGACCCGGTCGGCTTTTCCGAAAGCGGCACGCCGTACATCATCGACCTGGGCGGCACACCGACCCTGGCGCCGGAGAACACCCTCAACCCCGAGGTGAAATCTCAGCCGCAGCCGGACAAGGTGACCATCGACGCCGAGCAGGTTGAAGGCATGGCCGAGCAGGTCGAGAAGGAACGTCTCGAGCTGTTGCTGCAAGAACTGCAGAACAAGGTCGAAGAGAACCCGCAACTCAAGAAATTCAAAGACCAGATCTTGTTCGAGATCACGCCTGACGGTTTGCGCATCCAGATCGTGGACGCCGAAAACCGACCGATGTTCGACTCCGGCAGTGCCCGTCTGAAGCCGTACTTCGAAGACATCCTGCTGGCCATGGCCGACACCATTAAAGCGGTGCCGAACAAGATCAGTATCAGCGGCCACACCGATGCCAAGCCGTACACGGGCACCGGTGACTTTGGTAACTGGGAGCTTTCGGCCAACCGTGCCAACGCTGCCCGTCGTGCGCTGGTCGCGGGTAGCTATCCGGATGCACAGGTGGCGCGCGTCGTCGGTTATGCCTCGTCGGCGTTGTTCGATCGCGAGCACCCGTTCAATCCGGTCAATCGCCGTATCGACATTATTGTGCTGACCAAGAAAGCCCAGCGTGCCATTGAAGGTTCGCAAGGTCCGGAACCGGCTCCCGAGCCGACGCAAGGGCAGGGCGGCCCGGGCGAAGTGCCCGCCACGCCAGTGGACCCGAACGCGTTGCCGGCGGATAAGGAACCGTTGCCAGCGCATGAGCTTCGCGAGCGTTTGAATCTCTTCGATAACCCGGCACCGAAACCGGGTGAGCCACCCAAGCAGTGA
- a CDS encoding HDOD domain-containing protein, protein MANETNVPTPKPTTLEGWVKLLDGVRLPVPQASHDRVCKAIANSRSSLRDIAELIQDSPALALSVIREANRHTHGSMTEPAENLEVAINRLGLKRTEELLARLPAQPQSEIPIALRQLQLISQHATQQANGFFASRLARLWQDIHWGSLLFLSPLWPMALTHPQLLEEWELRVMHKGESARKVEKQLFGARLLEICLALVDIWRLPIWVQQGYRLLLNEQRELVKVLRIARDSDHPLRQQNRLDDDPTLRRWLNQPANTVLLANGLALSAQQAWDSPHSERWQYLTSLYLQMPMDEVQQQLHQQAANSARHHAMPDLWHPAVSLIWPWGMNRVHAGLLPAPAPTAEDLAKWRRQCAELLVEPSRFTNAMHLTTSARDALVACGMRRVMILMADRTHDNLRVHQTAGLPKEVAGLNFAVSQSTVLQRLLSQQAQVRLTPANNAQFSALLPASLRSQFGGEHLLLRSLVNNGRVIMLVVADQGGGPFSEITVQAFGKTAQCIEKALHSFSHRGQ, encoded by the coding sequence ATGGCTAACGAAACGAACGTTCCAACTCCAAAACCAACCACTCTCGAAGGCTGGGTCAAGCTTCTCGATGGCGTGCGCCTACCGGTTCCGCAAGCCAGTCATGACCGTGTCTGCAAGGCCATCGCCAACAGTCGCAGCTCCCTGCGCGATATCGCCGAACTGATACAGGACAGCCCCGCGCTGGCGCTGAGCGTGATTCGCGAAGCCAATCGCCACACCCATGGCAGCATGACCGAGCCTGCGGAAAACCTTGAGGTGGCGATCAATCGCCTCGGTTTGAAGCGCACCGAAGAACTGCTCGCCCGGTTGCCTGCCCAGCCGCAATCGGAGATCCCGATCGCCCTGCGTCAGCTGCAGCTGATCAGCCAGCACGCGACCCAACAGGCCAACGGTTTTTTCGCCAGTCGCCTGGCGCGGCTGTGGCAAGACATCCACTGGGGCAGCCTGCTGTTTCTCTCGCCGCTCTGGCCGATGGCGTTGACTCATCCACAGTTGCTCGAAGAGTGGGAGCTGCGGGTCATGCACAAAGGCGAGTCGGCGCGCAAAGTCGAAAAGCAATTGTTCGGCGCTCGCCTGCTGGAAATCTGCCTGGCGCTCGTGGACATCTGGCGCCTGCCGATCTGGGTGCAGCAGGGTTATCGGCTGCTGCTCAACGAGCAACGTGAGCTGGTGAAAGTGCTGCGCATCGCGCGCGACAGCGATCATCCATTACGCCAGCAGAACCGCCTCGATGACGATCCGACCCTGCGCCGCTGGCTCAATCAACCGGCCAATACGGTGCTGCTGGCCAACGGTCTGGCGCTGTCGGCACAACAGGCCTGGGACAGTCCGCACAGTGAACGCTGGCAGTACCTGACCAGCCTTTACCTGCAAATGCCGATGGACGAAGTGCAGCAGCAGTTGCACCAACAGGCCGCCAACAGCGCCCGCCATCACGCCATGCCAGACCTTTGGCACCCAGCCGTTTCACTGATCTGGCCGTGGGGTATGAACCGCGTTCACGCCGGATTGCTGCCAGCCCCGGCACCGACTGCCGAAGACCTGGCGAAATGGCGCAGACAGTGTGCCGAGTTGCTGGTCGAGCCCAGCCGCTTCACCAATGCGATGCACTTGACCACGTCTGCCCGGGACGCGTTGGTCGCGTGCGGCATGCGTCGGGTGATGATCCTGATGGCCGACCGCACCCATGACAATCTGCGAGTGCACCAGACGGCCGGGCTGCCAAAAGAAGTGGCCGGTCTGAACTTCGCCGTCAGCCAGAGCACCGTGCTGCAACGCCTGCTCTCGCAGCAGGCCCAGGTACGCCTGACGCCGGCCAACAACGCACAATTTTCCGCCCTGTTACCGGCCAGCCTGCGCTCACAGTTCGGCGGCGAACACCTGCTGTTGCGCTCATTGGTCAATAATGGTCGGGTGATCATGCTTGTGGTGGCGGATCAGGGCGGCGGGCCGTTCTCTGAAATCACCGTGCAAGCCTTCGGCAAAACCGCGCAGTGCATCGAAAAGGCACTGCACAGCTTTAGTCACCGCGGCCAATGA
- the orn gene encoding oligoribonuclease, with amino-acid sequence MQNPQNLIWIDLEMTGLNPDTDVIIEMATIVTDSDLNTLAEGPVIAIHHSDEILAGMDEWNTRQHGGSGLTQRVRDSRISMAEAEAETIAFLEKWVPKGKSPICGNSICQDRRFLYTHMKSLESFFHYRNLDVSTLKELAARWAPDVRDSFKKGSTHLALDDIRESIAELQHYRKHFIKF; translated from the coding sequence ATGCAAAACCCGCAGAATCTGATCTGGATCGACCTGGAAATGACCGGTCTGAACCCTGATACCGACGTCATCATCGAGATGGCCACCATCGTCACGGACAGTGACCTGAACACCTTGGCCGAAGGTCCGGTGATCGCCATCCACCACAGCGACGAAATTCTCGCCGGCATGGACGAGTGGAATACCCGTCAACACGGCGGCTCCGGGCTGACCCAGCGCGTTCGCGACAGCCGCATCAGCATGGCCGAAGCCGAAGCCGAAACCATCGCCTTCCTGGAAAAATGGGTGCCGAAGGGCAAGTCGCCGATCTGTGGCAACAGCATCTGCCAGGATCGTCGCTTCCTTTATACCCACATGAAATCCCTGGAAAGCTTCTTCCACTACCGCAACCTTGACGTCTCGACCCTTAAAGAGTTGGCCGCACGCTGGGCGCCGGACGTGCGCGACAGCTTCAAAAAGGGCAGCACTCACCTGGCCCTGGATGACATCCGCGAATCGATCGCCGAGCTGCAGCACTACCGCAAGCATTTCATCAAGTTCTGA
- the queG gene encoding tRNA epoxyqueuosine(34) reductase QueG, with the protein MPAITTDLPALAQSIKDWGRELGFQQVGISGLDLAEHEQHLERWLAAGYHGEMDYMGAHGSKRSHPEELVPGTLRVVSLRMDYLPGDTEMAKRLAQPEKAYVSRYALGRDYHKLIRKRVQQLADKIQAEIGPFGFRAFVDSAPVLEKAIAEQAGLGWIGKNTLVLNRKAGSYFFLSELFVDLPLPVDPPHATEHCGRCTACLDICPTNAFVGPYVLDARRCISYLTIELKSAIPEDLRPLIGNRVFGCDDCQIVCPWNRFARPSGESDFKPRHNLDNAELAELFMWDEDKFLSSTEGSPLRRAGYERWLRNLAVGLGNAPSSIPVLEALKARRDYPSELVREHVEWALKQHGLV; encoded by the coding sequence ATGCCCGCAATTACCACAGACCTGCCCGCCCTCGCCCAATCCATCAAGGACTGGGGCCGCGAGCTGGGCTTTCAGCAAGTTGGCATCAGCGGCCTCGACCTGGCCGAGCATGAGCAGCACCTGGAGCGCTGGCTCGCGGCCGGCTACCACGGCGAAATGGACTACATGGGCGCCCACGGCAGCAAACGCTCACACCCGGAAGAGCTGGTGCCCGGCACGCTTCGGGTCGTTTCCCTACGCATGGACTACCTGCCGGGCGACACCGAAATGGCCAAACGTCTGGCACAACCGGAAAAAGCCTACGTCTCGCGCTATGCCTTGGGCCGCGATTACCACAAATTGATCCGTAAACGCGTGCAACAACTGGCCGATAAAATTCAGGCCGAGATCGGCCCGTTTGGTTTCCGCGCCTTCGTCGACAGCGCGCCGGTACTGGAAAAAGCCATCGCGGAACAGGCCGGTCTTGGCTGGATCGGCAAAAATACCCTGGTCTTGAATCGCAAGGCCGGCAGTTACTTCTTTCTCAGCGAACTGTTCGTCGACCTGCCGCTGCCCGTCGACCCACCTCACGCTACAGAACATTGCGGCCGCTGCACGGCGTGCCTCGACATCTGCCCAACCAACGCCTTCGTCGGCCCTTATGTACTAGACGCCCGACGCTGCATTTCCTACCTGACCATCGAATTGAAAAGCGCGATCCCGGAAGATTTGCGGCCATTGATCGGCAATCGAGTGTTCGGTTGCGATGACTGCCAGATTGTCTGCCCATGGAACCGCTTCGCCCGTCCGTCCGGGGAAAGCGACTTCAAGCCACGGCACAATCTGGATAACGCGGAGTTGGCCGAGCTGTTCATGTGGGACGAGGACAAGTTTCTCAGCAGCACCGAAGGTTCGCCGTTACGCCGAGCGGGTTACGAGCGTTGGCTGCGAAACCTGGCGGTGGGCCTTGGGAACGCGCCATCAAGCATTCCGGTGCTGGAAGCGCTGAAGGCGCGTCGGGACTATCCGTCAGAGCTGGTGCGTGAGCATGTCGAGTGGGCGTTGAAGCAACACGGACTTGTGTAG
- the rsgA gene encoding small ribosomal subunit biogenesis GTPase RsgA: MAKRQLNRRQNWRIEKIQGERAARAAKRESSAVEALEGGDLGPEQTGLVIAHFGVQVEVEALDGELAGQVFRCHLRANLPALVTGDQVVWRAGNQGIGVIVAQLPRKTELCRPDSRGQLKPVAANVDMIVIVFAPLPEPHANLIDRYLVAAEHAGIRPLLLLNKFDLIDEQNAPALNALLAVYRTLGYPVLEVSAHHGNGMEQLQEQLDGRISVFVGQSGVGKSSLVNSLLPEVEARVGPLSELSGQGTHTTTTARLFHFPGGGELIDSPGIREFGLGHVSRADVEAGFIEFNDLIGTCRFRDCKHDREPGCALLKALEEGRVQQQRMNSYRSIIASLPETSY; encoded by the coding sequence ATGGCCAAACGCCAACTCAATCGTCGTCAAAACTGGCGCATCGAAAAGATTCAAGGCGAACGCGCTGCCCGCGCCGCCAAACGCGAGTCCTCGGCTGTCGAGGCACTTGAGGGTGGCGATCTGGGTCCGGAACAGACGGGCCTGGTGATCGCGCACTTCGGTGTGCAGGTCGAAGTCGAAGCCCTCGATGGCGAGCTGGCTGGCCAGGTATTCCGTTGCCACTTGCGCGCCAACCTACCGGCGCTGGTGACCGGCGATCAGGTCGTCTGGCGTGCCGGCAACCAGGGTATCGGCGTGATCGTGGCGCAACTGCCGCGTAAAACCGAACTCTGCCGTCCGGACAGCCGTGGTCAGCTCAAGCCTGTCGCGGCTAACGTCGACATGATCGTCATCGTCTTCGCGCCGCTGCCCGAGCCTCACGCCAACTTGATCGACCGTTATCTGGTCGCTGCTGAGCACGCGGGGATTCGTCCGCTGCTGTTGCTCAACAAGTTCGACCTGATCGACGAGCAGAACGCCCCGGCGTTGAATGCCCTGCTGGCGGTTTACCGCACGCTGGGTTACCCGGTGCTGGAAGTCTCGGCGCATCACGGCAATGGCATGGAGCAACTGCAAGAACAGCTGGACGGGCGCATCAGCGTGTTCGTCGGCCAGTCCGGCGTCGGCAAGTCTTCGCTGGTCAACAGCCTGTTGCCTGAAGTCGAAGCCCGTGTCGGCCCGCTGTCCGAGCTGTCCGGCCAGGGCACTCACACCACCACGACCGCGCGGTTGTTCCACTTCCCCGGTGGCGGTGAGTTGATCGACTCCCCGGGTATCCGCGAATTCGGCCTGGGCCACGTCAGCCGTGCCGACGTCGAAGCCGGCTTCATCGAGTTCAACGACCTGATCGGCACCTGCCGCTTCCGCGACTGCAAGCACGACCGCGAGCCGGGTTGCGCCCTGCTCAAGGCGCTGGAAGAGGGTCGCGTGCAGCAGCAACGGATGAATAGCTATCGCTCGATCATTGCGAGTTTGCCGGAGACCAGCTATTAA
- the motA gene encoding flagellar motor stator protein MotA yields MAKLIGIIVVFASVLGGYVLSHGKIAALIQPFEVMIIGGAALGAFLQANPGYMTMHVLKKSLGMFSSRFNHTFYLEVLGLIYEILNKSRREGMMAIEGDIEDASASPIFAKYPAVLKDERMTAFICDYLRIMSSGNMAPHELEGLFDMELYSLKEDLEHPSHAVNGIADAMPGFGIVAAVLGIVVTMASLGEGDQKSIGLHVGAALVGTFFGILAAYGFFGPLAHSLAHDAKEELNVYEAIKASLVASASGMPPSLAVEFGRKVLYPAHRPSFAELEQAVRGR; encoded by the coding sequence ATGGCTAAATTAATCGGCATCATCGTCGTATTCGCGAGCGTGCTCGGCGGATACGTGCTCTCCCACGGCAAAATTGCCGCCCTGATTCAGCCCTTCGAGGTGATGATTATTGGTGGTGCGGCCCTTGGTGCATTCCTGCAGGCCAACCCCGGTTACATGACTATGCACGTGCTCAAGAAATCCTTGGGCATGTTCAGTTCGCGTTTCAACCACACGTTCTATCTGGAAGTGCTGGGTCTGATCTACGAGATCCTCAACAAGAGCCGCCGCGAAGGCATGATGGCCATCGAAGGCGACATCGAAGATGCCTCCGCGAGCCCGATCTTCGCCAAATACCCTGCGGTATTAAAAGACGAACGCATGACCGCGTTCATCTGCGATTACCTGCGGATTATGTCCTCCGGCAACATGGCTCCCCATGAGCTTGAGGGCCTGTTCGACATGGAACTCTACAGCCTCAAGGAAGACCTCGAGCATCCATCCCACGCGGTGAACGGTATTGCCGACGCCATGCCCGGTTTCGGTATCGTCGCGGCGGTACTCGGTATCGTGGTGACCATGGCTTCCCTGGGTGAAGGCGACCAGAAATCCATCGGCCTGCACGTGGGTGCGGCCCTGGTCGGTACCTTCTTCGGTATTCTCGCGGCGTACGGTTTCTTCGGTCCGCTGGCCCACTCCCTGGCCCACGATGCCAAGGAAGAACTCAACGTCTACGAAGCCATCAAGGCCTCGCTGGTCGCTTCGGCTTCCGGCATGCCGCCATCGCTGGCGGTAGAGTTCGGTCGTAAAGTTCTGTACCCGGCGCACCGTCCTAGCTTCGCTGAGCTGGAACAAGCGGTTCGCGGTCGCTAA
- a CDS encoding caspase family protein, producing the protein MRKGLFIGINNYSHVSQLSGCNNDAMAMASVLKTDANGDPNFKNLVLTSAEDYLSREKLEGHIQDLFSGDCSVALLYFAGHGNFDVDTDEGMLIPQDYKSAKDGIRISDILNWATKAVKIKNKVIILDCCQAGSAGEVRALRSESSMVCEGMTILTACKKEEPAMEGANHGVFTGLLLQALHGGAANILGKITPGSLYSFVDNALDAWEQRPVFKTNVSQFISLREVSPLIHKEILRKLPDWFAEAESMFALDPSYEPTEATFDPEHGEVFSQLQKCNRHSLIEPVDAEHMYYAAINSTGCRLTALGAYYRELALKGHF; encoded by the coding sequence ATGCGCAAGGGACTGTTCATCGGCATTAATAACTACAGCCATGTTTCGCAATTGAGTGGTTGCAACAACGACGCAATGGCCATGGCTTCGGTGCTGAAAACCGACGCCAATGGCGATCCGAATTTCAAGAACCTGGTCCTGACCTCCGCCGAAGATTATCTAAGCCGTGAAAAGCTTGAAGGGCATATCCAGGATTTGTTTTCAGGCGATTGCAGCGTTGCTCTGCTGTACTTCGCTGGTCACGGCAACTTCGACGTCGATACGGACGAAGGCATGCTGATCCCTCAGGACTACAAATCCGCCAAGGATGGAATTCGCATCAGCGACATCCTGAATTGGGCGACCAAAGCCGTGAAGATCAAAAACAAGGTGATTATTCTCGACTGCTGCCAGGCGGGCTCGGCGGGCGAAGTGCGGGCGCTACGCAGCGAAAGCAGCATGGTGTGCGAGGGCATGACCATCCTCACCGCGTGCAAAAAGGAAGAGCCGGCGATGGAAGGCGCCAACCACGGCGTCTTCACTGGGCTGTTGCTGCAAGCATTGCACGGCGGAGCCGCGAACATATTGGGAAAGATTACCCCCGGCAGCCTCTATTCATTTGTCGACAACGCTCTCGACGCGTGGGAACAGCGCCCGGTGTTCAAGACCAATGTGTCGCAGTTCATTTCATTGCGAGAAGTCTCGCCGCTGATCCACAAAGAGATTCTGCGCAAACTGCCCGACTGGTTCGCCGAAGCCGAATCAATGTTCGCGCTCGACCCCAGCTACGAACCTACCGAAGCCACGTTCGACCCGGAGCACGGCGAAGTCTTCTCCCAACTGCAAAAGTGCAACCGCCACAGCCTGATCGAACCGGTGGATGCCGAACACATGTACTACGCCGCCATCAACTCCACCGGTTGTCGCCTCACAGCGCTCGGCGCCTATTACCGCGAACTCGCCCTCAAAGGACATTTCTGA
- a CDS encoding rhodanese-like domain-containing protein: MSDFSGLPLVIEPSDLLPRLDARDLILVDLTSSARYAEGHIPGARFVDPKRTQLGHAPAPGLMPPQAALEALFGELGHNPDAVYVVYDDEGGGWAGRFIWLLDVIGHSKYHYVDGGLKAWLAEGLPMSIQIPAAVGSPVALTLHDEPTATREYLQSRLGAADLAIWDARGPLEYSGEKVLAAKAGHIPGAVNFEWTAGMDQARNLRIRTDMPQILEKLGISKDKEVITHCQTHHRSGFTYLVAKSLGYPRVKGYAGSWGEWGNHPDTPVEI; encoded by the coding sequence ATGTCTGACTTCTCTGGCTTGCCGCTGGTCATCGAGCCGAGCGACTTGCTCCCTCGTCTCGACGCCCGCGATCTGATCCTGGTGGACCTGACCAGCAGCGCCCGCTATGCCGAAGGGCATATCCCCGGTGCGCGTTTTGTCGATCCGAAACGCACGCAACTCGGTCACGCGCCTGCGCCGGGACTGATGCCGCCGCAAGCGGCGCTCGAAGCGTTGTTCGGTGAGCTGGGACACAACCCTGATGCGGTCTACGTGGTCTATGACGACGAAGGCGGCGGTTGGGCCGGGCGCTTTATCTGGCTGCTGGATGTCATCGGCCACAGCAAGTACCACTATGTCGACGGCGGCCTGAAGGCCTGGCTGGCAGAAGGCTTGCCCATGTCGATCCAGATCCCGGCAGCGGTCGGCAGCCCGGTTGCGTTGACCTTGCACGACGAACCCACCGCCACCCGCGAGTACCTGCAAAGCCGTCTCGGTGCCGCCGACCTGGCGATCTGGGACGCACGCGGGCCGCTGGAGTACTCCGGCGAGAAAGTCCTGGCGGCCAAGGCCGGGCACATTCCCGGCGCGGTCAATTTCGAATGGACCGCGGGCATGGATCAGGCGCGCAACCTGCGCATCCGCACCGACATGCCGCAGATCCTGGAAAAGCTCGGGATCAGCAAAGACAAAGAAGTGATTACCCACTGCCAGACTCACCATCGTTCTGGCTTCACCTATCTGGTGGCCAAATCCCTCGGTTATCCGCGGGTCAAAGGCTACGCCGGTTCCTGGGGCGAATGGGGCAACCATCCCGACACCCCCGTAGAGATTTAA
- a CDS encoding ImmA/IrrE family metallo-endopeptidase, producing the protein MTTVQNLYSALDKQGISKKKLALLLPDWWTDEVEASPSGVQQAKVYLAKALSLRMRPFSETPPRIEFDLPADKRFKKSAKTSEADVNLAVALARSASRLALSALDTQFAPPPPDALAIREHLLSSGAPWVGLSALLDYCWSIGIPVIHLATPLLGRKMDGIAMAINGRPSIVLSNNRKSGFLLFHLAHELGHIALGHVGANGTIVDDEIKKDDDLGKDADELAADQFAIQLLTGNAHGNLTLQHLIKAPVLARQAVQYGAEHKIDPTHIVLNCAHNNKRLFPLCVSAANLIAGESTDQSLVSDFVFRHLQGNLKHDSEHLLRKLIA; encoded by the coding sequence ATGACCACAGTTCAGAACCTTTACTCCGCCTTAGACAAACAGGGCATTTCGAAAAAAAAGCTCGCTCTTCTGCTGCCTGACTGGTGGACAGATGAGGTAGAGGCGTCGCCGTCAGGTGTGCAGCAAGCCAAGGTTTATTTAGCCAAGGCATTAAGTCTGCGTATGCGTCCTTTCAGTGAAACGCCCCCCCGGATTGAGTTCGACTTACCGGCGGATAAGCGGTTCAAGAAGTCTGCCAAAACCTCTGAAGCAGATGTGAATCTTGCGGTTGCCTTGGCTCGCAGCGCCTCGCGCCTCGCGCTTTCTGCGCTCGATACTCAATTCGCTCCGCCTCCACCGGATGCGCTGGCGATTCGGGAGCACTTGCTTTCGTCGGGGGCTCCTTGGGTGGGCTTGTCTGCGTTGCTCGACTATTGTTGGAGCATTGGCATCCCAGTCATCCACTTGGCTACACCTCTGCTCGGCCGAAAAATGGATGGCATCGCCATGGCGATTAATGGCCGGCCATCGATCGTCCTTTCTAACAATCGAAAAAGCGGATTCTTGCTTTTCCATTTGGCACATGAGCTTGGGCACATCGCCTTGGGGCATGTCGGCGCAAATGGAACGATTGTCGATGATGAAATCAAAAAAGATGATGATCTAGGCAAAGACGCCGATGAGCTTGCAGCGGACCAGTTCGCTATCCAGTTATTGACTGGGAATGCTCATGGCAATCTAACGCTTCAGCACTTGATCAAAGCGCCTGTGCTGGCGCGGCAAGCAGTGCAGTATGGGGCAGAGCATAAAATCGATCCTACACACATTGTTTTGAATTGCGCTCATAACAATAAGCGGCTTTTTCCTCTGTGTGTTTCTGCTGCAAATCTCATCGCTGGAGAAAGCACAGATCAGTCGTTGGTTTCAGACTTTGTTTTTCGGCATCTGCAAGGAAACCTAAAGCACGACAGCGAGCATTTACTGCGGAAACTGATCGCATAA
- a CDS encoding toll/interleukin-1 receptor domain-containing protein codes for MPVFISYRHSDRPHAIAISTRLIQANIKTYFDVLDPESQTTDDITGVITRNITACTHLLAVISENTAQSWWVPFEIGEATISNRRICSYQVGPSALPLYLDKWPKLSGDTDINFFIDAYREEVLTKRSIGLESISESVRGIYKGNADLFHDQLKNRIRRGF; via the coding sequence ATGCCCGTATTCATCAGCTACCGCCATAGCGATCGGCCCCATGCCATCGCCATCAGCACCCGTCTGATTCAGGCCAACATCAAGACCTACTTCGACGTGCTGGATCCGGAATCACAGACCACTGACGACATCACCGGGGTCATCACCCGCAACATCACCGCATGTACGCACTTGCTCGCAGTGATTTCGGAGAACACCGCACAATCCTGGTGGGTGCCGTTCGAAATCGGAGAAGCGACCATCAGCAATCGCCGCATCTGCTCGTACCAGGTTGGCCCCAGCGCTTTACCGTTGTACCTCGACAAATGGCCGAAACTGAGCGGCGATACGGACATCAATTTTTTCATTGATGCTTATCGTGAAGAGGTACTAACCAAACGCTCGATAGGACTGGAATCGATCAGTGAGTCGGTTCGCGGCATCTACAAAGGAAATGCAGACCTGTTCCACGACCAACTCAAGAACCGCATCCGGCGCGGTTTCTGA
- a CDS encoding trimeric intracellular cation channel family protein produces the protein MLLMLYLIAITAEAMTGALSAGRRGMDWFGVVLIACITALGGGSVRDVLLGHYPLTWVKHPEYLVLTSVAAMFTVFAARWMRHLRSLFLVLDAVGLVAFTLIGCMTALEMGHGMLVASVSGVITGVFGGILRDIFCNDIPLIFRRELYASVSFAAAWCYMLCIYLQLPGEQAILITLFGGFLLRLLAIRFHWEMPKFVYNDEA, from the coding sequence ATGTTGCTGATGCTTTACCTGATCGCCATTACCGCCGAAGCCATGACCGGTGCCCTGTCTGCCGGCCGTCGCGGAATGGACTGGTTTGGCGTGGTGCTGATTGCCTGCATCACGGCTTTGGGTGGGGGTTCGGTGCGTGACGTGCTGCTCGGTCACTACCCACTGACGTGGGTCAAACACCCGGAATACCTGGTGCTGACCTCGGTGGCAGCGATGTTCACAGTGTTCGCTGCGCGCTGGATGCGCCACCTGCGCTCGCTGTTTCTGGTGCTCGACGCCGTGGGCCTGGTGGCGTTCACCCTGATCGGCTGCATGACCGCGCTGGAAATGGGCCACGGCATGCTCGTAGCGTCCGTCAGCGGTGTGATCACCGGGGTTTTCGGCGGCATCCTGCGCGACATCTTCTGCAACGACATCCCGCTGATCTTCCGCCGCGAACTCTACGCCAGCGTCTCGTTCGCTGCGGCGTGGTGCTACATGCTCTGCATCTACCTGCAATTGCCGGGTGAACAGGCGATTCTCATCACCTTGTTTGGCGGCTTCCTGCTGCGGTTACTGGCGATCCGGTTTCATTGGGAAATGCCGAAGTTCGTTTATAACGACGAAGCCTGA
- a CDS encoding TIR domain-containing protein — MQTYHLFISHSWNYSDAHDNLVRLLNAKPDFTFKNFSVPPDNPIIGAKTDKQLEEAIENKIRLCSAVLIMAGMYSTYSKWINKEIEIAKRMNKVIIAVKPFGAERISTVVRRAAHAECAWNTNSIISAIRTHAAG, encoded by the coding sequence ATGCAAACCTATCATTTGTTCATCAGCCACTCGTGGAACTACTCAGACGCCCACGACAATCTGGTCCGCCTGCTTAACGCGAAGCCCGACTTCACGTTCAAGAATTTTTCGGTCCCGCCGGACAACCCGATCATCGGCGCGAAAACAGACAAACAACTTGAAGAAGCCATCGAAAACAAGATTCGGCTCTGCTCGGCAGTGCTGATCATGGCGGGGATGTATTCGACCTACAGCAAGTGGATCAACAAGGAAATCGAGATCGCCAAGCGCATGAACAAGGTGATTATTGCGGTCAAGCCGTTTGGTGCGGAGCGGATTTCCACGGTGGTACGCCGGGCGGCGCACGCGGAGTGTGCGTGGAACACCAACAGCATCATCAGTGCCATTCGCACTCACGCGGCGGGTTGA